In Macrobrachium rosenbergii isolate ZJJX-2024 chromosome 4, ASM4041242v1, whole genome shotgun sequence, one genomic interval encodes:
- the LOC136837542 gene encoding piggyBac transposable element-derived protein 4-like has product MLCESESGYVWNFVIYTGQGTMFDNDYEDLPVSSKIVMTLMKPLLKKGYCLTMDDYYNSPQLADLLTENETDVYGTVRVSRKEMPSGLKQEKLQKGGMVAYKRRKVTAIKWKDKKDVVLLSTVHNTEMVETEKRGKLVKKPKLVMDYNNTMGGVDKVDQRLQDYPLTRKRRKRYYKKIFFHIVDFALWNSYLLYLKSGGEATALKYRLQVIDETIKKYHTPMMSSK; this is encoded by the coding sequence atgttgtgtgaatcagaatcaggatatgtttggaattttgtcatttatacaggtcaaggaacaatgtttgataatgattatgaagacCTTCCAGTGTCTTCAAAAATTGTTATGACGCTGATGAAGCCATTACTGAAAAAAGGCTATTGCCTTACAATGGATGATTATTATAACTCTCCCCAATTAGCAGATTTactgacagaaaatgaaacagatgtaTATGGCACTGTCCGTGTTAGTAGAAAGGAAATGCCCTCTGGATTGaaacaagaaaaactgcagaaaggcGGTATGGTggcttacaaaagaagaaaagtaacagcaataaaatggaaggataaGAAAGATGTTGTATTACTTTCCACAGTCCATAACACAGAAATggtagaaacagaaaaaagaggaaaattggtgAAGAAGCCTAAACTAGTTATGGATTACAATAACACAATGGGAGGGGTTGACAAAGTAGATCAACGTCTCCAGGATTATCCTcttacaagaaaaaggagaaagaggtattacaagaaaatattctttcatattgtcGACTTCGCATTGTGGAATTCCTATCTTTTGTATCTAAAatcaggaggagaagcaacagctCTAAAGTACCGTCTTCAA
- the LOC136837550 gene encoding piggyBac transposable element-derived protein 4-like gives MSSESDSDTEYYDGMDDSGSESDGDMTSEYSDTSDEDDDDNVPDNQGWQRITISDDKPPSPPQPAFPFIGDNIIHHVYNSEDEENTYIQYFESFLDDNILDIIVTETNRNAEQKLSGKSETEKKKWHPTYWEEMRIFLSVIMLQGIVKKPEESQYWSKMPLLHTPIFAKIMPYRRFCKIKQYLHLSNNEDFDPATHPCPKLNKIWKFYNSIVSKFNCTRLHKM, from the coding sequence ATGAGTAGTGAGAGTGACAGTGATACAGAGTATTATGATGGAATGGACGATTCAGGGAGCGAAAGTGATGGTGATATGACATCAGAATACTCTGATActtcagatgaagatgatgacgataatgttCCTGATAACCAAGGCTGGCAAAGAATAACAATTTCGGATGATAAACCACCCTCTCCTCCACAgcctgcatttccctttattggtgataatataattcatcatgtatataatagtgaagatgaagaaaatacatatattcagtattttgagtcatttcttgatgacaatattttagacattattgTCACAGAGACGAACAGGAATGCTGAACAAAAGTTGAGTGGAAaatcagaaacagagaaaaagaaatggcacCCAACATATTGGGAAGAAATGAGGATTTTCCTTAGTGTTATTATGCTACAGGGGATTGTAAAGAAACCTGAAGAAAGCCAATACTGGTCTAAGATGCCTTTGTTACATACACcaatttttgctaaaattatgccatatcgcagattttgcaaaataaaacagtatttgcatTTGTCAAATAATGAGGATTTTGACCCTGCCACTCATCCTTGCCCAAAGCTCAACAAAATCTGGAAGTTTTATAATAGCATTGTTAGCAAATTCAATTGTACACGCCTGCACAAAATGTAG